A region of the Syngnathus scovelli strain Florida unplaced genomic scaffold, RoL_Ssco_1.2 HiC_scaffold_511, whole genome shotgun sequence genome:
tactggaccaaccccccccctgaacgtggctgggaaaatgcggagaaaagcaaatgtcattttccagtcaaccaaagaatttgtggatgaaaatgacacaacattccaaagctgtccacgcgtttgtctcttctagaatgtcaagtgggtggaggagaagcagctgctgcgtcagagcaatcagcagttggccgaaaaggtgacggaaagaaaggcgctgggcggagtcgcttggcgtcacacccgtccggaagccccgcagatgaggtctgactgtcttttcaggtcaggcggatggaggcggaagaagcgcgtctgaaagagcgcatccaggatatccgagaccaaaacgaactgcttgagttccgcatcctggagctgggaagactcgcacaagcgtgttgaggccagagatgtgacggacggacggacggacggacggacggacggacggacggacggatgcatgcctctgcctttcaggagagggagtggcgctcccccgtcttgaagtttctgcaagtccgtttcccagacggcctcagccctttgcagatctactgcgaggccgacggcgtgagcgtacgtaaggcgtccctcgcaaccctaaccttaacctgaggtcccagaacaccttacattgctccttgcgcctttccccaggacatcgtcatcagtgatctgatgaagaagcgggacatcctgggcgataacgccgtaagtgtatgtcgaactccttatgttcgcactccacgagactcggcggctcaaatgtgacttttggaaggctttgcgctgaaagaaccttgttgacgctgtgcctttgggctcttgcagaatctcaccaacgaggagcaggtggtcgtgattcacgccaggacccttcccaccctagccgagaaggtaacgcgcacgtccacgcacgctctcgcattctgcttatgtgacagcagcctgtcctcagtggttagaatacatcaaagtgaccaagtcagcacttcaacagaagatgttggacattgaaagtgagaaggtagacagacacgcgacatcagccaaggggaactcggggcaatgtgccccaacaattctgaccttgagctgtgctaggatatgttctgcaaccagaagggctacctggatgaagagttggacttcaggaagcgttccatggaccaggctcataaggtaagccgccctcaaatctcccgccggaccactgatggacgaggattgcggcccagaggatcatggagctggaggccatgttgtacgaggcgctaccgcagcgggactgccccgccacggacggcgaaaaagccagccacgctggcgtgaatgacg
Encoded here:
- the LOC125969851 gene encoding janus kinase and microtubule-interacting protein 3-like isoform X2 — translated: MGHYQSRVADLESALKQQGQNVKWVEEKQLLRQSNQQLAEKVRRMEAEEARLKERIQDIRDQNELLEFRILELEEREWRSPVLKFLQVRFPDGLSPLQIYCEADGVSDIVISDLMKKRDILGDNANLTNEEQVVVIHARTLPTLAEKWLEYIKVTKSALQQKMLDIESEKDMFCNQKGYLDEELDFRKRSMDQAHKRIMELEAMLYEALPQRDCPATDGEKASHAGVNDVLTADQRQELRSAVDQWKRALMWELRERDACILQERI
- the LOC125969851 gene encoding janus kinase and microtubule-interacting protein 3-like isoform X1, with product MGHYQSRVADLESALKQQGQNVKWVEEKQLLRQSNQQLAEKVRRMEAEEARLKERIQDIRDQNELLEFRILELEEREWRSPVLKFLQVRFPDGLSPLQIYCEADGVSDIVISDLMKKRDILGDNAVSNLTNEEQVVVIHARTLPTLAEKWLEYIKVTKSALQQKMLDIESEKDMFCNQKGYLDEELDFRKRSMDQAHKRIMELEAMLYEALPQRDCPATDGEKASHAGVNDVLTADQRQELRSAVDQWKRALMWELRERDACILQERI